The following DNA comes from Candidatus Eisenbacteria bacterium.
AAGTGCCGCATCGCCGGCGAGGTGCGGGGCTTCACGCCCGAGCGCTGGATCCCCGCCAAGCACTTGAAGCGCATGGACGACTTCGCGCGCTACGCGGTCGCGGCGTCGGTCATGGCGGTCGACGACGCCGGCCTGCCGCTCGACGAGGAGCAGGGGCGGCGGATCGGCGTCATGCTCGGCAACAACAACGGCGGCGCGCGGACGATCTTCCGCACCGTGGCCAAGTACGTCGCCGAAGGCCCCGATTCCGTCTCCCCGTTCTACATCACCGCCATCACGACCAGCCTCGGTGCGGGGCAGGTGGCGATCCGCCTCGGCGTGCGAGGGCCCAACTTCACCATCGGCAACGCCTGCGCGTCGGGCTTGAACGGTCTCGGCGAAGCCTGGCGCCTCATCCGTGAGGGCACGTGCGACGCGGTGCTGGCGGGCGGCACGGACGCCCTGATCGATCCGACCGAGATCGCGGGGTTCGCGAACTCGCGCGCCGTCTCGTGCCGCAACGAGGAGCCGACGCGCGCGAGCCGGCCGTTCGATCGCGGGCGCGACGGCTTCGTGCTCTCCGAGGGCGCCGCGATCTGCGTCGTCGAGTCGCTCGACCACGCGCAGGCGCGCGGCGCGAAGATCTACGCCGAGATCCTCGGCTACGCGACCGGCAGCGAGGCGTTTCACATCGCCGCGCCGCTGCCCGACGGCCTCGGCGTCGCCGCGTGCATGGAGGCTGCGCTCGCGAGCGCGGGCGTCCGGCCCGAGGAGATCGACTGCGTGAGCGCGCACGCCACGTCGACGCCCGCCGGTGACGTC
Coding sequences within:
- the fabF gene encoding beta-ketoacyl-ACP synthase II encodes the protein MKRVVITGLGGVTPIGIGVEDIWASACAGRSGIGPITMFDVSQQKCRIAGEVRGFTPERWIPAKHLKRMDDFARYAVAASVMAVDDAGLPLDEEQGRRIGVMLGNNNGGARTIFRTVAKYVAEGPDSVSPFYITAITTSLGAGQVAIRLGVRGPNFTIGNACASGLNGLGEAWRLIREGTCDAVLAGGTDALIDPTEIAGFANSRAVSCRNEEPTRASRPFDRGRDGFVLSEGAAICVVESLDHAQARGAKIYAEILGYATGSEAFHIAAPLPDGLGVAACMEAALASAGVRPEEIDCVSAHATSTPAGDVNETQGIKRVFGPHAKKLAVTAPKSMTGHLVGASGAVEALLAAKTLETGVITPTTNLDDPDPECDLDYVPHEARKADVRLLLTNSFGFGGANASMVMRRFEG